Proteins encoded together in one Sinorhizobium meliloti window:
- a CDS encoding PilZ domain-containing protein, translating to MFSFQHAQNSAPKPHQESAFQRVSVNLSGRLMLASHEEYDCTALEMSPGDVLLTSPARPRGGERIIAYVDHVGRLEGTVSRVADDTFVIQLNATERKREKLAAQLTWIANKHELGLPEDRRHDRLAPRKTLTELTVDTGERYSCRIIDLSLSGAAVDIDTRPAVGSPVRLGNMKGRIVRHFQEGVAIEFSGIQSREALTEFL from the coding sequence ATGTTCTCCTTCCAGCATGCGCAGAACAGCGCCCCGAAACCACATCAGGAAAGTGCGTTTCAGCGCGTTTCGGTCAATCTTTCGGGACGACTGATGCTTGCCAGTCACGAGGAGTATGACTGTACCGCCTTGGAGATGTCGCCGGGCGACGTTCTCTTAACCTCCCCCGCGCGTCCGCGCGGCGGGGAGCGTATCATTGCCTATGTCGACCATGTAGGTCGCCTCGAAGGCACGGTGTCACGCGTCGCGGACGATACGTTCGTGATTCAGCTCAATGCCACGGAGCGCAAGCGCGAGAAGCTTGCGGCACAGCTGACCTGGATCGCCAACAAACACGAACTCGGTCTGCCGGAAGACCGGCGCCATGACCGGCTTGCGCCCCGCAAGACATTGACGGAACTCACCGTCGATACCGGCGAGAGATACAGCTGTCGGATCATCGACCTCTCGCTTTCCGGCGCGGCGGTCGACATCGACACACGGCCCGCCGTAGGATCGCCGGTCAGGCTGGGCAATATGAAGGGCAGGATCGTCCGTCATTTCCAGGAAGGCGTCGCCATCGAATTCTCCGGGATACAGTCCCGCGAGGCACTGACCGAGTTTCTGTAA
- a CDS encoding PAS domain-containing protein translates to MELFQYWNEVRGDRDLPRRDEIQPADIRSLLPNIFILQAQADGGIHFRLAGTHICGLFGDELRHRQFSALWLGGQQEEAAGIAGEVVKRCTPMLLAASGATATGDRLDVEVLLTPLASPDGTGDRILGALSPLSRPIWLHMKPLQHLVLDSRCAAFPASECSTAGLTASRIDACDRPFRVTQHLRVFEGGRRN, encoded by the coding sequence ATGGAACTGTTTCAATACTGGAACGAAGTTCGCGGCGACCGCGATCTTCCGCGCCGTGACGAAATCCAGCCCGCCGATATTCGTTCACTCCTGCCCAACATCTTCATCCTCCAGGCGCAGGCGGACGGCGGAATACACTTTCGTCTCGCGGGCACCCACATCTGCGGCCTGTTCGGCGACGAACTCCGCCACCGTCAATTCTCCGCCCTGTGGCTCGGCGGCCAGCAGGAGGAGGCTGCCGGTATCGCCGGTGAGGTCGTGAAGCGATGCACGCCGATGCTTCTGGCCGCGTCCGGCGCAACCGCAACCGGGGATCGGCTGGACGTGGAAGTTCTGCTCACCCCCCTCGCCTCTCCCGATGGCACGGGCGACCGCATACTCGGCGCGCTGTCGCCGCTGTCCCGTCCGATATGGCTGCACATGAAGCCATTGCAGCACCTTGTCCTCGACAGCCGGTGTGCCGCATTCCCCGCGTCTGAATGTTCCACTGCCGGTCTGACCGCCAGCCGCATCGATGCCTGCGATCGCCCCTTCCGCGTGACGCAGCACCTGCGCGTCTTCGAGGGTGGAAGACGAAACTGA
- a CDS encoding CBS domain-containing protein, producing MSVKAILNEKGSNVVTVTAQVTVQQVATLLHENHIGAVVVVDPEEHIVGIMTERDIVASIARYGAACLDKPVSSVMWQNVYCCREEMSVDALMEMMSKFRARHLPVEREGRLAGIISIGDVVKYHIRAIENEAEQIKAYISG from the coding sequence ATGTCGGTGAAAGCGATTCTCAACGAAAAAGGCAGCAACGTCGTCACGGTCACGGCGCAGGTGACGGTGCAGCAGGTCGCGACTTTACTGCATGAAAATCATATCGGAGCCGTTGTCGTCGTCGATCCGGAAGAGCATATCGTGGGCATCATGACGGAGCGCGACATCGTCGCCTCGATTGCCCGATATGGTGCCGCCTGCCTCGACAAGCCGGTTTCTTCCGTCATGTGGCAGAACGTCTATTGCTGTCGCGAAGAAATGTCTGTCGACGCGCTGATGGAGATGATGAGTAAATTTCGCGCGCGTCATCTACCCGTGGAGCGGGAAGGCCGGCTGGCCGGCATTATTTCGATTGGAGACGTGGTGAAATATCACATCCGCGCCATCGAGAACGAGGCCGAACAGATCAAGGCCTATATCTCCGGCTAA
- a CDS encoding D-alanyl-D-alanine carboxypeptidase — protein sequence MKSNTVSQSVFFDLAKRPFGVFSEVVGRIFLAGLIAVLTFSAPAFANSKYAGIVVDAKTGKVLYGEDADQLRYPASLTKMMTLYLTFEALEAGRISKSTPVPFSKKASAEPPSKLGVRAGRSITVEQAILSLVTRSANDAATALGELLGGSEQRFARMMTNKARALGMTRTTYRNAHGLPNSEQRTTARDQARLGIALRQHFPQYYDYFSTRSFRFGKQTIGNHNRLLGNVRGVDGIKTGYTRASGFNLVTSAQLDGRSIVAVVMGGTSGGARDAQMRKLVAKYMPSASRRGSGNLIAEVPAEPVTTVAEAEVRPATAAAVASAAMDLPNTGPVPDFRYTGESAGSVAMAYASTKAASDNPVLAAKIAPNTLDSQSARLAQEPEAAGDVDTQITNSVATAETAPAAAEARTEANVGMQGWVIQIGATPDKTQAMTLLDNAKEKGGKALRNATPFTVAFSNGGAQLYRARFGGFDDQDKAVNACRALKKKGFACWASQQ from the coding sequence ATGAAGAGCAATACAGTGTCTCAATCCGTTTTTTTTGATCTCGCGAAACGCCCGTTCGGCGTCTTTTCAGAAGTTGTGGGGCGGATTTTTCTTGCCGGCCTGATCGCCGTGCTGACCTTTTCGGCGCCCGCCTTCGCGAATTCCAAGTATGCCGGCATCGTCGTAGACGCGAAAACCGGCAAGGTTCTTTACGGCGAAGACGCTGATCAATTACGCTATCCGGCTTCGCTGACGAAGATGATGACGCTGTATCTGACGTTCGAGGCGCTTGAAGCCGGACGGATCAGCAAAAGCACGCCTGTTCCCTTTTCCAAAAAGGCGTCGGCAGAGCCGCCGTCGAAGCTCGGTGTGCGCGCCGGCCGATCGATCACCGTCGAGCAGGCGATCCTGTCACTGGTGACGCGCTCCGCCAATGATGCGGCAACGGCGCTTGGCGAGCTCCTGGGCGGTTCGGAGCAGCGCTTCGCCCGGATGATGACCAACAAGGCCCGCGCGCTCGGCATGACGCGCACCACCTATCGCAACGCCCATGGCCTGCCCAATTCCGAACAACGGACGACCGCCCGCGACCAGGCCCGCCTCGGTATCGCGCTCCGGCAGCATTTTCCGCAATATTACGACTATTTCTCCACGCGCAGCTTCCGTTTCGGGAAGCAGACGATCGGCAACCACAACCGGTTGCTCGGCAACGTCCGCGGAGTAGACGGTATCAAGACCGGCTATACACGCGCATCCGGTTTCAATCTCGTGACCTCGGCCCAGCTCGACGGGCGCAGCATCGTGGCGGTCGTCATGGGCGGCACATCCGGTGGCGCCCGCGATGCGCAGATGCGCAAGCTCGTCGCGAAATACATGCCTTCCGCATCGCGCCGCGGCAGCGGCAATCTGATCGCCGAGGTTCCGGCCGAACCCGTGACGACGGTAGCCGAAGCCGAAGTTCGGCCGGCAACCGCCGCGGCTGTCGCGTCGGCAGCGATGGACCTGCCGAATACCGGCCCGGTCCCGGATTTCCGCTACACAGGCGAAAGCGCCGGCAGCGTCGCAATGGCCTATGCATCGACGAAAGCGGCTTCGGACAACCCCGTGCTTGCAGCCAAGATTGCGCCGAACACGCTCGATTCACAGAGCGCCAGACTTGCCCAGGAGCCGGAAGCCGCTGGCGACGTCGATACGCAGATCACCAATTCGGTCGCCACCGCTGAAACCGCACCTGCCGCGGCCGAAGCGCGCACCGAAGCGAATGTCGGCATGCAGGGCTGGGTCATCCAGATCGGCGCCACGCCCGACAAGACGCAGGCCATGACCCTGCTCGACAATGCCAAGGAAAAGGGCGGCAAGGCACTGCGTAACGCCACCCCCTTCACGGTCGCCTTCAGCAATGGCGGAGCTCAGCTCTACCGCGCACGCTTCGGCGGCTTCGACGACCAGGACAAGGCCGTCAACGCATGCAGGGCATTGAAGAAGAAGGGCTTCGCTTGCTGGGCGAGCCAGCAGTAA
- the thrS gene encoding threonine--tRNA ligase, producing MSHSVSLTFPDGSVREFAAGTTGRDVAESISKSLAKKAVAIAISGELRDLSDAVTEGRIEIVTRDDKRALELIRHDAAHVMAEAVQELWPGTQVTIGPVIDNGFYYDFAKNEPFTPDDLPVIEKKMREIIARNRPFTKEVWSREKAKEVFAAKGENYKVELVDAIPEGQDLKIYYQGDWFDLCRGPHMASTGQIGTAFKLMKVAGAYWRGDSNNPMLTRIYGTAWHTQEELDQYLHVLAEAEKRDHRRLGREMDLFHFQEEGPGVVFWHGKGWRIFQSLVAYMRRRLEGDYQEVNAPQVLDKSLWETSGHWGWYRDNMFKVTVAGDDTDDDRVFALKPMNCPGHIQIFKHGLKSYRELPVRLAEFGAVHRYEPSGALHGLMRVRGFTQDDAHIFCTDEQMAAECLKINDLILSVYEDFGFKEIVVKLSTRPEKRVGSDELWDRAEAVMTEVLQTIEAQSEGRIKTGILPGEGAFYGPKFEYTLKDAIGREWQCGTTQVDFNLPERFGAFYIDSESEKRQPVMIHRAICGSMERFLGILLENYAGHMPLWISPLQVVVATITSEADDYGREVAERLRDAGLTVETDFRNEKINYKVREHSVTKVPVIVVCGKREAEERSVNIRRLGSQAQTPMSLDEAVASLSAEAMAPDLKRRSNSRRSV from the coding sequence ATGTCGCATTCTGTTTCCCTTACATTTCCTGATGGCTCCGTTCGAGAATTCGCCGCCGGCACGACCGGTCGCGATGTCGCGGAATCGATCTCGAAGTCTCTCGCCAAGAAGGCCGTCGCGATCGCCATCAGCGGCGAACTGCGCGATCTCTCGGATGCCGTGACGGAAGGTAGGATCGAGATCGTCACGCGCGACGACAAGCGCGCGCTCGAGCTCATCCGCCACGACGCGGCCCATGTCATGGCGGAAGCCGTGCAGGAGTTGTGGCCGGGAACGCAGGTGACCATCGGTCCGGTCATCGACAACGGCTTCTATTACGACTTCGCCAAGAACGAGCCCTTCACGCCGGACGACCTGCCCGTCATTGAGAAGAAGATGCGGGAGATCATCGCCCGCAACAGGCCCTTCACCAAGGAGGTCTGGTCGCGCGAAAAGGCCAAGGAGGTCTTTGCCGCCAAGGGCGAGAATTACAAGGTGGAACTCGTCGATGCCATTCCCGAGGGGCAGGACCTGAAGATCTATTACCAGGGCGACTGGTTCGATCTCTGCCGCGGGCCGCACATGGCCTCGACAGGCCAGATCGGTACGGCGTTCAAGCTGATGAAGGTGGCGGGCGCCTATTGGCGCGGCGACAGCAACAATCCGATGCTGACGCGCATCTACGGCACTGCGTGGCACACGCAGGAGGAGCTGGATCAGTATCTGCACGTGCTCGCCGAAGCCGAGAAGCGCGACCATCGCCGGCTCGGCCGCGAGATGGACCTCTTCCACTTCCAGGAGGAGGGGCCCGGCGTGGTCTTCTGGCATGGAAAGGGCTGGCGGATATTCCAGAGTCTCGTCGCCTATATGCGCCGCCGGCTCGAAGGCGATTACCAGGAGGTCAACGCTCCCCAGGTTCTCGACAAGTCGCTGTGGGAGACCTCCGGTCACTGGGGCTGGTATCGCGACAACATGTTCAAGGTGACTGTCGCCGGCGACGATACGGACGATGACCGCGTCTTCGCGCTGAAGCCGATGAATTGCCCCGGACACATTCAGATCTTCAAGCACGGTCTGAAGTCTTACCGCGAACTTCCTGTTCGGCTGGCAGAATTCGGCGCAGTCCATCGTTATGAACCCTCCGGCGCGCTGCATGGCCTCATGCGCGTCCGCGGCTTCACGCAGGACGATGCGCACATCTTCTGCACCGACGAGCAGATGGCGGCCGAATGCCTGAAGATCAACGACCTGATCCTTTCCGTCTATGAGGACTTCGGCTTCAAGGAGATCGTCGTGAAGCTGTCGACGCGGCCGGAAAAGCGCGTGGGCTCCGATGAGCTTTGGGATCGCGCCGAAGCCGTGATGACGGAAGTCTTGCAGACCATCGAGGCGCAGTCCGAAGGCCGCATCAAGACCGGCATCCTGCCGGGCGAGGGCGCCTTCTACGGCCCGAAGTTCGAGTATACGCTGAAGGACGCGATCGGCCGCGAATGGCAGTGCGGAACAACGCAGGTCGACTTCAACCTGCCGGAGCGTTTCGGCGCCTTTTACATCGACAGCGAATCCGAGAAGCGCCAGCCGGTGATGATCCATCGCGCCATCTGCGGTTCGATGGAGCGTTTTCTCGGCATTCTGCTGGAGAACTATGCCGGCCACATGCCGCTGTGGATATCGCCGCTGCAGGTGGTGGTCGCAACGATCACGTCGGAAGCGGACGATTACGGCCGCGAAGTCGCCGAACGCTTGCGTGATGCGGGGCTGACGGTCGAGACCGATTTCCGCAACGAGAAGATCAACTACAAGGTCCGCGAGCATTCGGTGACGAAGGTTCCGGTGATCGTCGTCTGCGGCAAGCGCGAAGCGGAGGAGCGCTCGGTCAACATCCGTCGCTTGGGCTCTCAGGCGCAGACGCCAATGTCGCTGGACGAGGCGGTCGCTTCGCTCTCCGCCGAAGCCATGGCACCGGACCTAAAGCGCAGGAGCAATTCCAGGAGAAGTGTGTAA
- the folE gene encoding GTP cyclohydrolase I FolE: protein MDAIVKNFPVLDDTSRPTQKEAEEAVRVLLRWAGEDPAREGLKDTPSRVAKAYREIFGGYDLAAEDVLGRTFEEVSGYDDIVLEKDIPFYSHCEHHMVPIIGKAHIAYLPNGRVLGLSKIARVVDIYARRLQTQEAMTAQIAKAIDETLMPRGVAVMIEAEHLCMAMRGIKKQGATTLTTTFTGAFKSEPAEQVRFMTMLRGFK from the coding sequence ATGGACGCCATAGTGAAGAATTTTCCTGTGCTCGACGACACAAGTCGTCCGACACAGAAGGAAGCCGAAGAAGCCGTTCGCGTCTTGTTGCGCTGGGCAGGTGAAGATCCGGCACGAGAAGGCCTGAAGGACACGCCTTCGCGCGTCGCCAAGGCGTATCGGGAAATTTTCGGCGGCTACGATCTCGCGGCTGAAGACGTGCTCGGGCGAACCTTCGAGGAAGTCTCCGGCTACGACGATATCGTGCTGGAAAAGGACATCCCGTTCTATTCGCATTGCGAGCACCACATGGTACCGATCATCGGCAAGGCTCATATCGCCTATCTGCCGAACGGCCGCGTGCTCGGTCTTTCCAAGATCGCGCGGGTCGTCGATATCTACGCCCGTCGTCTGCAGACACAGGAAGCGATGACGGCCCAGATCGCCAAGGCCATCGACGAGACCCTCATGCCCCGGGGCGTGGCGGTGATGATCGAGGCCGAGCATCTGTGCATGGCGATGCGCGGCATCAAGAAGCAGGGCGCGACGACGCTGACGACCACCTTCACCGGTGCGTTCAAGAGCGAACCGGCCGAACAGGTCCGTTTCATGACGATGCTCCGGGGCTTCAAGTAA
- a CDS encoding DUF1697 domain-containing protein — MKAYVALLHSIVLASGRRVVMADLKAMAEALGYRAPRTLVATGNLLFESPEKPLAELEAELEGAFEKTFGRHVDIILRSAEDWSRLAAGNPFLAESERDPASVHVRVMRSPLEADMREKLLGHCSRGERVAIVDGDLWVDFAGRASESKLLGALTTKRLGIGTVRNWNTVRRLRGMVAG; from the coding sequence ATGAAGGCTTACGTCGCCTTGCTGCACAGCATCGTTCTCGCCAGCGGCCGGCGCGTCGTTATGGCCGACTTGAAGGCGATGGCCGAAGCGCTCGGCTACAGGGCGCCGCGCACGCTCGTCGCCACGGGCAATCTTCTGTTCGAGTCGCCAGAAAAGCCGCTCGCGGAATTGGAGGCCGAACTCGAAGGGGCATTCGAGAAGACCTTCGGCCGTCACGTCGACATCATCCTTCGTTCCGCCGAGGACTGGTCGAGACTTGCGGCAGGCAACCCTTTTCTCGCGGAAAGCGAAAGGGATCCTGCGAGCGTCCACGTGCGGGTGATGCGCTCTCCGCTCGAAGCCGACATGCGGGAAAAACTGCTCGGCCATTGCTCCAGGGGCGAGCGCGTGGCCATCGTCGATGGCGATCTCTGGGTCGATTTTGCCGGCAGGGCGAGCGAATCGAAGTTGCTCGGGGCGCTAACGACCAAACGGCTCGGCATCGGGACGGTGCGCAACTGGAACACCGTGAGGCGACTGCGTGGAATGGTTGCCGGTTGA
- the hisI gene encoding phosphoribosyl-AMP cyclohydrolase: MTLTFASPPQDKAELESGPAFTPRFDEKGLITVVVTDARDGELLMVAHMNAEALSLTLETGIAHYYSRSRERLWKKGESSGNLQTVREIRTDCDQDAVWLKVSVAGHDATCHTGRRSCFYRTVGVADGEAKVAITDDNRHFDPAQIYAGN, from the coding sequence ATGACGCTCACTTTTGCATCCCCCCCGCAGGACAAGGCCGAACTGGAAAGCGGCCCGGCCTTCACCCCGCGTTTCGACGAGAAGGGTCTGATCACGGTCGTCGTCACCGATGCCCGCGACGGCGAATTGCTGATGGTTGCGCACATGAATGCCGAAGCGCTATCCCTCACGCTCGAAACCGGAATCGCGCATTACTACAGCCGCTCACGCGAACGCCTGTGGAAGAAGGGCGAAAGCTCCGGCAATTTGCAGACCGTCCGGGAAATACGAACCGATTGCGACCAGGACGCCGTCTGGCTGAAAGTTTCGGTGGCCGGCCACGATGCGACCTGCCATACCGGGCGCCGCTCGTGCTTCTATCGGACGGTCGGCGTGGCCGATGGCGAAGCAAAAGTGGCGATCACCGACGACAACAGGCATTTCGATCCGGCGCAGATTTACGCCGGCAACTGA
- a CDS encoding patatin-like phospholipase family protein, which translates to MLNWTFTRNSQIADLSGANGSSITTTPPEPPISQSVKPRIALALGGGAARGWAHIGVLKALDEEGIEVGMIAGTSIGALVGGCYLAGKLDELEAFARSLTVRRIAGLLDFAIGGGGLFGGLRLTKRMQEHLQNLSIEDLDRPFVAVATEVYSGHEVWIEKGSLITAIRASYALPGIFEPVNANGRTLIDGALVNPVPVSVCRAHEQLHVVAVNLNYDVYGRSAVVKHSAGMETPDAPATETNRFSARLGMTSVMVQAFNIIQDRISRARLAGDPPDLSLHPKLNDIGLSEFHRAGEAIERGYQEAKIKLSEIRRMQEPLPR; encoded by the coding sequence ATGCTGAACTGGACATTCACGCGTAACAGTCAGATCGCCGATCTTTCCGGCGCGAACGGGTCATCGATCACGACCACTCCTCCAGAACCACCCATTTCCCAGTCCGTGAAACCCAGGATCGCGCTCGCGCTCGGCGGCGGTGCTGCGCGAGGTTGGGCCCATATCGGTGTCCTGAAAGCCCTCGACGAGGAGGGCATCGAAGTCGGAATGATTGCGGGCACATCGATCGGCGCGCTGGTCGGCGGCTGCTATCTCGCCGGCAAGCTCGATGAATTGGAGGCTTTCGCCCGCTCGCTTACCGTGCGCCGTATTGCCGGCTTGCTCGATTTCGCGATCGGCGGCGGTGGCCTCTTTGGCGGTCTGCGGCTCACCAAGCGGATGCAGGAACATCTGCAGAACCTCAGTATCGAGGATCTCGACCGGCCCTTCGTGGCCGTCGCCACGGAAGTCTACAGCGGCCACGAGGTCTGGATCGAGAAAGGATCCCTGATTACCGCCATTCGCGCATCCTACGCCTTGCCTGGCATCTTCGAGCCCGTCAACGCCAACGGCCGGACGCTCATCGACGGCGCGCTGGTCAACCCCGTTCCCGTTTCGGTCTGCCGCGCACATGAGCAATTGCACGTCGTCGCCGTCAACCTGAACTACGACGTCTACGGCCGCTCGGCGGTCGTCAAGCACAGCGCCGGCATGGAAACGCCCGACGCGCCGGCGACGGAGACGAACCGTTTTTCGGCACGACTCGGCATGACCAGTGTGATGGTCCAGGCCTTCAACATCATTCAGGACCGCATTTCGCGCGCCCGGCTGGCTGGCGATCCGCCGGATCTGTCGCTCCACCCGAAGCTGAACGATATCGGACTTTCGGAATTCCACCGCGCGGGCGAAGCGATCGAGCGCGGTTATCAGGAAGCCAAGATCAAGCTTTCGGAAATCCGGCGCATGCAGGAACCGCTGCCTCGTTGA
- a CDS encoding DUF2267 domain-containing protein, with protein MRAVTIPMEYRQASADFDRFIVDARDIAALQTTNQAYTMVQAVLYTFRRRLDISGALLFAKALPPVLRAIFVADWDLEEPTVPFCERRAMTREVQAFRGNHNVSPETAIADVAAALRRNVDETLLDRVLARLPAGAVDFWRA; from the coding sequence ATGAGAGCCGTGACCATTCCGATGGAGTACCGGCAGGCCTCTGCGGATTTCGACCGGTTCATCGTCGACGCACGCGATATCGCCGCTCTTCAGACAACCAATCAGGCCTATACCATGGTGCAGGCGGTGCTTTACACTTTCCGCCGTCGCCTCGACATCTCCGGCGCCCTGCTTTTCGCCAAGGCGCTACCGCCGGTCCTTCGAGCGATCTTCGTCGCCGACTGGGACCTGGAGGAGCCGACCGTGCCCTTCTGCGAACGCCGGGCGATGACGCGCGAGGTGCAGGCCTTCCGAGGCAATCACAACGTCTCTCCGGAAACGGCGATCGCAGATGTAGCCGCGGCGTTGCGGCGCAATGTAGACGAAACGCTGCTCGATCGCGTGCTCGCGCGCCTACCCGCGGGCGCTGTCGATTTCTGGCGGGCTTGA
- the yidD gene encoding membrane protein insertion efficiency factor YidD, with translation MCPQPHADHAFTRGDAGAAGGRNWSGPFRKTPGRLVGVTLIRAYQLTLSSFIGNSCRHLPTCSEYGFEAIARYGLWAGGWLTLFRVIRCGPGGTHGFDPVPESLAPRQRWYTPWRYWQLRRKDA, from the coding sequence ATGTGCCCTCAGCCCCATGCCGATCATGCATTCACCCGTGGCGATGCCGGTGCCGCCGGAGGGCGGAATTGGTCCGGGCCGTTCCGCAAGACGCCGGGGCGCCTCGTCGGCGTCACCCTGATTCGCGCCTATCAACTGACGCTGTCGAGTTTCATCGGCAATTCCTGCCGGCACTTGCCGACCTGTTCGGAGTACGGCTTCGAGGCGATCGCCCGATACGGCCTCTGGGCCGGCGGGTGGCTGACCTTGTTCCGGGTCATCCGCTGCGGCCCGGGCGGAACCCACGGATTCGATCCGGTGCCGGAAAGCCTCGCACCGCGCCAGCGCTGGTACACGCCATGGCGCTACTGGCAATTACGCCGAAAGGACGCATGA
- a CDS encoding transglutaminase-like cysteine peptidase codes for MRTIITMAIAAAALATGLITGAAYAAPANMTVGGATNPPIGHYEFCKANPSECQAIGKDPGPAELTRESWKKILEINYEVNQAIAPMTDMEIHGVEENWSYPDAVGDCEDYVLLKRRKLIESGFSPADLLITVVLQPNGDGHAVLTVRTDRGDFVLDNMRSKVLLWSDTEYTYLKRQSSDHAGRWVKLQDGRALAVGSVSAQ; via the coding sequence ATGCGCACAATCATCACCATGGCGATCGCTGCCGCAGCCCTTGCCACCGGCCTCATCACTGGGGCGGCTTACGCGGCGCCGGCGAACATGACGGTCGGCGGCGCGACCAACCCGCCGATCGGGCATTACGAGTTCTGCAAGGCTAATCCCTCCGAATGCCAGGCCATCGGCAAGGATCCTGGCCCGGCGGAGCTGACGCGCGAAAGCTGGAAGAAGATCCTCGAAATCAACTACGAGGTGAATCAGGCGATCGCTCCGATGACCGACATGGAGATCCATGGTGTCGAGGAAAACTGGTCCTACCCGGACGCCGTCGGGGACTGCGAGGATTACGTGCTGCTGAAGCGCCGCAAGCTGATCGAAAGCGGCTTCTCCCCCGCCGATCTTCTGATCACCGTCGTCCTGCAGCCGAATGGCGACGGTCATGCCGTCCTGACGGTGCGCACCGATCGCGGCGACTTCGTTCTCGACAACATGCGCAGCAAGGTGCTGCTCTGGTCGGACACGGAATATACCTACCTGAAGCGGCAGTCCTCGGACCATGCAGGCCGCTGGGTGAAACTGCAGGATGGTCGCGCTCTCGCCGTCGGCAGCGTCAGCGCGCAGTAA
- a CDS encoding iron-sulfur cluster assembly scaffold protein, with protein MIDDIYNSRILEFAGNIPRLGMLTDADAEAAAHSKLCGSKVRIWLKMDGDVVIDFAHDVKACALGQASSSIMARHVVGAHADEIRQAREDMLAMLKADGEGPSDRFEDMRFLKPVKDYKARHASTMLTFDAVVDAIGQIEARRLAAAV; from the coding sequence ATGATAGACGACATTTACAACAGCAGAATTCTCGAATTCGCAGGGAATATTCCGCGCCTCGGAATGTTGACCGATGCCGACGCCGAAGCCGCCGCGCATTCCAAGCTTTGCGGCTCGAAGGTGAGAATCTGGCTGAAGATGGACGGCGACGTCGTCATCGACTTCGCCCATGACGTCAAGGCCTGTGCGCTCGGCCAGGCGTCCTCATCCATCATGGCGCGCCATGTCGTGGGTGCCCATGCGGACGAGATCCGGCAGGCCCGCGAGGACATGCTGGCCATGCTGAAGGCCGATGGGGAGGGGCCATCGGATCGTTTCGAAGACATGCGCTTTCTGAAGCCCGTCAAGGACTACAAGGCGCGTCATGCCTCGACGATGCTCACTTTCGATGCCGTCGTCGATGCCATCGGTCAGATCGAGGCGAGGCGCCTCGCCGCGGCCGTCTGA
- a CDS encoding rhomboid family intramembrane serine protease → MERDQAATSPETDVESTGVRSREPAFNLPPGLTGILLFLIAVHVLRTYVLPAEIDQELILNFAFLPVRYTLPLGEQGLVWLWTPVTYSFLHGSWEHLIFNVFWMVAFGAPVVRRIGMARLALFWCLSAAAAVGLHIIFHWGEMAVVIGASGVVSGLMGAAARFVFSPSGRISRQFAHLNRRLSFAETLTNRSVLVFTGIWFLTNLLVGFGILSIGGAGSVAWEAHIGGFLFGFLLFAFFDPRRQER, encoded by the coding sequence ATGGAACGGGATCAGGCGGCAACATCACCGGAAACCGATGTCGAAAGTACCGGCGTCCGCAGTCGCGAGCCCGCCTTCAATCTTCCGCCGGGGCTGACCGGCATCCTTTTGTTCCTGATCGCGGTCCATGTCTTGAGGACCTATGTTCTGCCGGCTGAGATCGACCAGGAGCTGATCCTCAACTTTGCCTTTCTGCCGGTGCGCTACACGCTGCCGCTCGGTGAGCAGGGGCTGGTCTGGCTCTGGACGCCGGTGACCTATTCCTTCCTGCACGGCAGTTGGGAGCATCTCATCTTCAATGTCTTCTGGATGGTCGCGTTCGGCGCACCCGTCGTCAGACGGATCGGGATGGCCAGGCTCGCCTTGTTCTGGTGCCTGTCGGCGGCTGCCGCCGTCGGCTTGCATATCATCTTCCATTGGGGCGAGATGGCGGTGGTGATCGGGGCTTCGGGCGTCGTTTCAGGCTTGATGGGGGCGGCGGCCCGGTTCGTATTTTCCCCGAGCGGTCGCATCAGCCGCCAGTTTGCCCATCTCAATCGGCGGCTGTCGTTTGCGGAGACGCTCACCAACCGGTCCGTGCTCGTCTTCACCGGGATATGGTTCCTGACAAATTTGCTGGTGGGCTTTGGCATTCTGTCGATCGGAGGGGCAGGAAGCGTGGCCTGGGAGGCGCATATCGGCGGTTTCCTTTTCGGCTTCCTTCTGTTCGCATTCTTCGATCCCCGAAGGCAGGAAAGGTGA